From a single Streptomyces liliifuscus genomic region:
- a CDS encoding PP2C family protein-serine/threonine phosphatase codes for MSGADPGSRARRQQLLRVRGRSVAWVPPLLLLVAIAVVDWNTSGEFRVISWIVLVPGIAAAICGVRGTAAFAVLALLAYIEVDASWPHQDQTGLPDFILVAMGGALATLACAVRVREERRMLHMRDVADTTRRTVLRPLPTPWGGLDHAAVYLAADSEARVGGDFYDIQPGPHGTRVLLGDVQGKGLPAVAAAAALLGTFRESAYHEASLTVVAERLEVRMGRHRQYVTDLGEDLDGDPARGVERFATAVLVAFPPPGAPAGHIEVVNFGHEPPLVAGPRGVRVLPPGDGLPLGLSALAGSGAGVPPVRRVPLAADETLLLVTDGVTEARDADGVFFPLHDRVTQAVTTDPTTAHPHRLVELIREGTLHHTPHMADDTTIFAVRAGGAALQGRGELRDKPPPPRRG; via the coding sequence GTGAGCGGCGCGGATCCGGGCAGCCGCGCCCGGCGGCAGCAGCTTCTCCGGGTACGCGGCCGCAGTGTGGCCTGGGTACCGCCCCTCCTCCTGCTCGTGGCCATCGCGGTGGTCGACTGGAACACCTCCGGCGAGTTCAGGGTCATCTCCTGGATCGTCCTCGTACCCGGCATCGCGGCAGCGATCTGCGGCGTCCGCGGAACGGCCGCCTTCGCCGTGCTCGCCCTCCTCGCCTACATCGAGGTCGACGCCTCCTGGCCGCACCAGGACCAGACCGGCCTGCCGGACTTCATCCTGGTCGCCATGGGCGGCGCCCTGGCGACCCTGGCCTGCGCCGTACGGGTCCGGGAGGAACGGCGGATGCTGCACATGCGGGACGTGGCAGACACGACCCGCCGTACCGTGCTGCGCCCCCTGCCCACCCCGTGGGGCGGCCTCGACCACGCGGCCGTGTACCTCGCCGCCGACAGCGAGGCCCGCGTCGGCGGCGACTTCTACGACATCCAGCCGGGCCCGCACGGCACCCGGGTCCTCCTCGGGGACGTCCAGGGCAAGGGCCTGCCCGCGGTCGCGGCGGCCGCCGCCCTGCTGGGCACGTTCCGCGAGTCCGCGTACCACGAGGCCTCCCTGACCGTCGTCGCCGAACGGCTGGAGGTACGGATGGGCCGTCACCGCCAGTACGTCACGGACCTCGGCGAGGACCTGGACGGCGACCCGGCCCGGGGCGTGGAGCGCTTCGCGACCGCGGTCCTGGTCGCCTTCCCGCCCCCGGGCGCCCCTGCGGGCCACATCGAGGTCGTCAACTTCGGGCATGAACCCCCACTGGTGGCGGGCCCGCGCGGCGTACGCGTCCTGCCGCCCGGCGACGGGCTCCCGCTCGGTCTCTCCGCGCTGGCCGGGTCCGGCGCGGGCGTCCCGCCCGTCCGCAGGGTCCCCCTCGCCGCCGACGAGACCCTCCTCCTCGTCACCGACGGCGTCACCGAGGCCCGCGACGCAGACGGCGTCTTCTTCCCCCTCCACGACCGCGTGACCCAAGCCGTCACCACCGACCCCACCACCGCCCACCCCCACCGCCTGGTGGAACTGATCCGCGAAGGCACCCTCCACCACACACCCCACATGGCAGACGACACAACGATCTTCGCGGTGAGGGCAGGCGGAGCCGCCCTCCAGGGGCGCGGGGAACTGCGCGACAAGCCCCCACCGCCCCGCAGAGGCTGA
- a CDS encoding amidohydrolase has protein sequence MTSPAARTALDLTADLPVPALEDLYRDLHRHPELSGHEHRTAAKLSERLAKAGYETADGIGGTGVVGMLRNGDGPTVLLRGDMDALPVTEETGLPYASETAGVMHACGHDLHVTWLTGAADALAAGRDTWNGTLLVVGQPAEETGEGAAAMVNDGLYERFPRPDVLLAQHAAPGPAGLYAHSPGLIMSASTDVDIVVHGVGGHGSRPEATVDPVVTAAYIVTRLQTVVSREIAARESAVLTVGRIEAGTRHNIIPSEAHIALNLRTQSAEVRERMLAAIRRIAAGECAAAGCRREPTVTVGGSFPMTVNDADTDRRVAAVHGEVFGAGTVLDFGPVMGSEDFPILAGGGLPYAYWFVTSTPAEVWDAAAAGAGGDLMEQLAAVPSNHSPHFAPDLSTVGPGVRTLVSGALEMFAP, from the coding sequence GTGACCTCTCCCGCCGCACGCACCGCGCTGGATCTCACCGCCGACCTCCCGGTCCCCGCCCTCGAGGACCTCTACCGGGACCTGCACCGCCATCCCGAGTTGTCCGGGCACGAGCACCGGACGGCCGCGAAACTCTCCGAGCGCCTCGCCAAGGCCGGCTACGAGACCGCGGACGGAATCGGCGGCACCGGAGTCGTCGGGATGCTGCGCAACGGCGACGGGCCGACCGTCCTGCTGCGCGGCGACATGGACGCGCTGCCGGTCACCGAGGAGACCGGACTGCCGTACGCGTCCGAGACAGCCGGGGTCATGCACGCCTGCGGTCACGACCTGCACGTCACCTGGCTGACCGGTGCCGCCGACGCGCTCGCCGCCGGGCGCGACACGTGGAACGGCACGCTGCTGGTCGTCGGCCAGCCCGCCGAGGAGACCGGCGAGGGCGCCGCCGCGATGGTGAACGACGGCCTGTACGAACGTTTTCCGCGCCCCGACGTCCTGCTCGCCCAGCACGCTGCACCCGGTCCCGCCGGGCTGTACGCGCACTCGCCCGGGCTGATCATGTCGGCCTCGACGGACGTCGACATCGTCGTGCACGGGGTGGGCGGGCACGGCTCCCGGCCGGAGGCGACCGTGGACCCGGTGGTGACGGCCGCGTACATCGTGACGAGGCTCCAGACGGTCGTCTCGCGGGAGATAGCCGCCCGCGAATCCGCCGTGCTGACGGTCGGCCGGATCGAGGCAGGCACCCGGCACAACATCATCCCGTCCGAGGCGCACATCGCCCTCAACCTCCGTACGCAGTCCGCCGAGGTGCGGGAGCGGATGCTGGCCGCGATCCGGCGGATCGCGGCGGGCGAGTGCGCGGCGGCCGGCTGTCGGCGCGAGCCCACGGTCACGGTCGGCGGCAGCTTCCCGATGACCGTCAACGACGCCGACACCGACCGCCGGGTGGCCGCCGTGCACGGCGAGGTGTTCGGCGCGGGCACGGTCCTCGACTTCGGGCCCGTCATGGGCAGCGAGGACTTCCCGATCCTCGCCGGGGGCGGACTCCCGTACGCGTACTGGTTCGTGACGAGCACACCCGCCGAAGTGTGGGACGCGGCGGCCGCCGGCGCCGGGGGCGACCTGATGGAACAGCTCGCGGCCGTGCCCAGCAACCACAGCCCGCACTTCGCCCCCGACCTGTCGACGGTCGGCCCGGGCGTACGGACGCTGGTGTCCGGGGCGCTGGAGATGTTTGCCCCCTAG
- a CDS encoding NPP1 family protein, with the protein MSQAAQSKRKSRLGRAALVAVSATALTVGLTGSANAAVLNPLSWNASTFQNKYMPLFDYDTNGCLPAAAVDASGKLNGGLDNSGAIVGGCRTNHLGKANTYSQSLCKNGWCAYVYTLYFEKDQAQNGLDVGGHRHDWESVVVFQKQGEESPRFLAASRHGGYSTHPINEVPMGRVGNEQSFNRVEIVYHKDGSSTHAFRFAKWGEVPRVWGNGTWDRPALVTMENMDKTPRDQLWNSNQKGQEKWGKANFPLTNNLVSNINGARNADGRAKAAIPAF; encoded by the coding sequence ATGTCCCAGGCAGCCCAGAGCAAGAGAAAGTCCCGCCTCGGCAGGGCCGCGCTCGTCGCGGTCAGCGCCACCGCCCTGACCGTGGGCCTGACGGGCAGCGCCAACGCCGCCGTCCTGAACCCCCTGAGCTGGAACGCCAGCACCTTCCAGAACAAGTACATGCCGCTCTTCGACTACGACACGAACGGCTGCCTGCCGGCGGCGGCCGTCGACGCGAGCGGAAAGCTCAACGGCGGCCTCGACAACAGCGGGGCGATCGTCGGCGGCTGCCGGACCAACCACCTCGGCAAGGCCAACACGTACTCCCAGTCCCTGTGCAAGAACGGCTGGTGCGCGTACGTCTACACGCTCTACTTCGAGAAGGACCAGGCCCAGAACGGCCTCGACGTCGGCGGGCACCGCCACGACTGGGAGTCCGTCGTGGTCTTCCAGAAGCAGGGCGAGGAGAGCCCTCGCTTCCTGGCCGCCTCCCGGCACGGCGGCTACAGCACCCACCCCATCAACGAGGTGCCGATGGGCCGGGTGGGCAACGAACAGAGCTTCAACCGCGTCGAGATCGTCTACCACAAGGACGGTTCCAGCACCCACGCCTTCCGCTTCGCGAAGTGGGGCGAGGTGCCGAGGGTCTGGGGCAACGGCACCTGGGACCGGCCCGCCCTGGTCACCATGGAGAACATGGACAAGACCCCACGCGACCAGCTGTGGAACTCCAACCAAAAGGGCCAGGAGAAGTGGGGCAAGGCCAACTTCCCGCTGACCAACAACCTCGTCAGCAACATCAACGGCGCCCGGAACGCCGACGGCCGGGCCAAGGCCGCCATCCCCGCGTTCTGA
- a CDS encoding nSTAND1 domain-containing NTPase has translation MGRPERPLDPEAGPVQRLAHELRALRTSAGGPSYRTMAASAGFSATTLSDAAAGRRLPSLAVVQGYVRACGGDPAEWEPRWKEAESEAAEAVREEAADSAPPYRGLARFEPADRELFFGRDRLLDELRALACGHRFAVVFGASGSGKSSLLRAGLIPRLREDIARRGCPAVLRVFTPGARPATRFGHLLTPADDEPESWVVVDQFEEVFTLCRDRAERDRFIDLLLAAREPGSRLRVVVAVRADFYARCAEHRGLADALCGAALLVGSMTADELRDTVVGPAQAVGLLVERELTARVVEEVLDRSGALPMLSHALLETWKRRRGRLLTLAAYEAAGGVRGAIAATAEEAYGQLSAAQAHTARQLLLRLIEPGQGTDDTRRPLSRAELDEWADREVPVAVERLARARLLTVDEDGVELAHEALITCWPRLRGWIDEDRERLRHHRRLTEAARAWLEHDRDPGGLYRGTRLARAEELFAADIRVAVGREDGDGGRKWGRRLGGQGAGEGGGRAGTQGGGRAGSRRGGREGEPGSGWAGSQRGGGAGSRRGGQEGEPGSGWAGARGDGRGDGRAGGRGGGPGSGWAEARGDGQGGRRAEAHEGGRGSVLTVSERAFLAAALGAREAERRAVSRTTRRARVLTSAFSAVLAVALVVGLAAWHQHRDNERQRTDAAARRVADVADALRTTDPHTAMLLGVAAWRISPLPEARRALLGSLAQPEHAIFTDPAAGDSPTRFLADSGRTLLSVDGRTWRTWDVTKGRRADSGRLPAGDVVSAGPDARVLAVAADDGIRLWDTSTGRWTGDPRPLPFTSFADIRADGYVVSDIDDDRVRLRSVTNGRVLFENRAPGPVTPAVSADGRLVAVCPAGRAPQVWETGRHRTVPGPWERAHGLCDEDRTVLVFGGARLATLSKSGVRVWDTASGREVADLDEPGAQDASFSADGTFLATADRDEIRVWRLTAPAAPVLRHSLNSQHLHGLSWDPAHRNVLRYLEGGTVHCLDLGTAVASPWRAHPLDAVRISPDGRTYATAERVGTGTGAGGGADAAAGTRYRFELRTTADGRLLRTLPSPPQPVSRDPAEPVVPQDTLALLAFSADGTTLTYGVSAPGREAAPQRFTVWDLVHDRRRTALDLAAPESAGAVVSVALGPGGRTLYAARTTAIGEVGDEAWDTASGRRTADLAGLASHHLAVRPDGRLLVGDNRTARLPSGEATGQGLVQGEQIGALAFAADGSRLAAGDQTGRVALWDGTLRHREGVLRNVFPMPLGDTPEVVGALALSPDGGTLAVGGDAGTLQLWDISTRQPLGGPLTTPGERIDTLAFSADSGTLYAGSAHVPLQRYAVAPTRVVSRVCTRAVIDLTAAQWHTYIPDMPYRRVCTGTAATASR, from the coding sequence GTGGGGCGTCCCGAACGACCGCTGGACCCGGAGGCCGGTCCCGTACAGCGGCTTGCCCATGAACTGCGTGCGCTGCGCACGTCCGCGGGCGGCCCGTCGTACCGGACGATGGCCGCGTCGGCGGGCTTCTCCGCGACGACGCTGTCCGACGCGGCGGCCGGCAGACGGCTGCCGTCGCTGGCCGTGGTCCAGGGGTACGTACGGGCGTGCGGCGGCGATCCGGCCGAGTGGGAGCCCCGCTGGAAGGAGGCCGAGTCGGAGGCCGCCGAGGCCGTGCGGGAGGAGGCGGCGGACTCCGCGCCCCCGTACCGGGGTCTCGCCCGGTTCGAGCCCGCCGACCGTGAGCTGTTCTTCGGCCGGGACCGGCTGCTGGACGAACTGCGGGCACTGGCCTGCGGGCACCGGTTCGCCGTGGTGTTCGGCGCCTCCGGCAGCGGGAAGTCGTCGTTGCTGCGGGCCGGGCTGATACCCCGCCTCCGGGAGGACATCGCGCGGCGGGGGTGTCCCGCGGTCCTGCGGGTGTTCACCCCGGGCGCGCGGCCGGCCACCCGGTTCGGGCACCTGCTGACTCCCGCGGACGACGAGCCGGAGAGCTGGGTCGTGGTCGACCAGTTCGAGGAGGTCTTCACCCTGTGCCGGGACCGCGCGGAGCGGGACCGGTTCATCGACCTGCTGCTCGCCGCCAGGGAGCCGGGCAGCCGGCTGCGGGTGGTCGTCGCCGTCCGGGCCGACTTCTACGCCCGGTGCGCCGAGCACCGCGGGCTCGCGGACGCGCTGTGCGGTGCCGCCCTGCTGGTCGGGTCCATGACGGCGGACGAGCTGCGGGACACCGTCGTCGGGCCCGCCCAGGCGGTCGGCCTCCTGGTCGAACGGGAGCTGACCGCGCGGGTCGTGGAGGAGGTCCTCGACCGGTCCGGCGCGCTGCCGATGCTCTCGCACGCCCTGCTGGAGACCTGGAAGCGGCGCCGCGGCCGGCTGCTGACCCTCGCCGCGTACGAGGCCGCGGGCGGGGTTCGCGGCGCGATCGCGGCGACCGCGGAGGAGGCGTACGGGCAGCTGTCCGCGGCCCAGGCGCACACCGCCCGGCAGTTGCTGCTGCGGCTGATCGAGCCCGGGCAGGGCACCGACGACACCCGGCGCCCGCTGAGCCGCGCCGAACTCGACGAGTGGGCGGACCGCGAGGTGCCGGTGGCGGTGGAACGGCTGGCCCGCGCCCGGCTGCTGACCGTGGACGAGGACGGCGTCGAGCTCGCCCACGAGGCACTGATCACCTGCTGGCCCCGGCTGCGCGGCTGGATCGACGAGGACCGTGAGCGCCTGCGCCACCACCGCCGCCTGACGGAGGCGGCCCGCGCCTGGCTGGAGCACGACCGCGACCCCGGCGGCCTGTACCGCGGCACACGCCTGGCCCGAGCGGAGGAACTGTTCGCGGCCGACATCCGCGTCGCAGTCGGCAGGGAAGACGGCGACGGCGGCAGGAAATGGGGCCGCCGGCTGGGCGGACAGGGGGCTGGTGAAGGGGGCGGCCGGGCGGGCACCCAAGGGGGCGGCCGGGCGGGTAGTCGGCGTGGCGGTCGGGAAGGCGAACCGGGGAGTGGCTGGGCGGGCAGCCAACGGGGCGGCGGGGCTGGCAGTCGGCGTGGCGGTCAGGAAGGCGAACCCGGGAGTGGCTGGGCGGGGGCTCGCGGGGACGGTCGAGGTGACGGCCGGGCGGGCGGTCGGGGAGGCGGACCGGGGAGTGGCTGGGCGGAGGCCCGCGGGGACGGTCAAGGGGGCCGTCGCGCGGAGGCTCATGAGGGTGGCCGCGGGTCCGTGCTCACCGTGTCGGAGCGGGCTTTTCTCGCTGCCGCGCTCGGCGCGCGGGAGGCCGAGCGGCGGGCCGTCAGCCGGACCACCCGCAGGGCACGTGTCCTCACCTCCGCGTTCTCGGCCGTGCTGGCGGTGGCGCTGGTCGTCGGTCTCGCGGCCTGGCACCAGCACCGGGACAACGAGCGTCAGCGCACCGACGCCGCGGCCCGCCGGGTCGCGGACGTCGCCGACGCGCTGCGTACGACCGACCCGCACACCGCGATGCTGCTCGGCGTCGCCGCCTGGCGCATCTCCCCGCTGCCCGAGGCCCGCCGCGCACTGCTCGGCTCCCTCGCCCAGCCGGAGCACGCGATCTTCACCGACCCGGCGGCGGGGGACAGCCCGACGCGTTTCCTCGCCGACTCCGGCCGCACACTGCTCAGCGTCGACGGCCGCACCTGGCGGACCTGGGACGTGACGAAGGGCCGCCGCGCCGACTCCGGACGGCTGCCGGCCGGCGACGTGGTCTCGGCCGGACCGGACGCCCGGGTCCTCGCGGTCGCCGCCGACGACGGCATCCGGCTGTGGGACACGTCCACCGGACGATGGACCGGCGATCCGCGCCCCCTCCCCTTCACCTCCTTCGCCGACATACGCGCCGACGGTTACGTGGTGAGCGACATCGACGACGACCGCGTACGGCTGCGGTCCGTCACCAACGGCAGGGTGCTGTTCGAGAACCGGGCGCCCGGCCCGGTGACCCCGGCCGTCAGCGCCGACGGCCGGCTGGTCGCGGTCTGCCCCGCCGGCCGGGCACCGCAGGTCTGGGAAACCGGCCGCCACCGGACCGTGCCGGGACCGTGGGAGCGGGCCCACGGTCTCTGCGACGAGGACCGGACGGTCCTCGTGTTCGGCGGCGCCCGGCTCGCCACCCTCTCGAAGTCCGGCGTACGCGTCTGGGACACAGCCTCGGGCCGCGAGGTCGCCGACCTCGACGAACCCGGCGCGCAGGACGCCTCCTTCAGCGCGGACGGCACCTTCCTCGCGACCGCCGACCGCGACGAGATCAGGGTGTGGCGGCTGACGGCCCCCGCCGCGCCGGTGCTCCGGCACTCCCTCAACAGCCAGCACCTGCACGGCCTCTCCTGGGACCCCGCCCACCGGAACGTCCTGCGCTATCTCGAAGGCGGCACCGTCCACTGCCTCGACCTCGGGACGGCCGTCGCGTCCCCGTGGCGTGCCCATCCACTGGACGCCGTACGAATCAGCCCGGACGGCCGTACGTACGCCACGGCCGAGCGCGTCGGCACGGGGACGGGCGCCGGTGGGGGCGCGGACGCGGCCGCCGGCACTCGCTATCGCTTCGAGCTCCGCACCACGGCCGACGGCCGTCTGCTCCGGACGCTGCCCTCCCCGCCACAGCCCGTCTCCCGCGACCCCGCCGAGCCGGTCGTCCCCCAGGACACGCTGGCGCTCCTCGCGTTCAGCGCCGACGGCACCACGCTCACGTACGGCGTCTCGGCCCCCGGCCGGGAGGCGGCACCGCAGCGGTTCACCGTCTGGGACCTGGTCCACGACCGCCGACGCACCGCCCTGGACCTGGCGGCACCGGAGTCGGCCGGAGCGGTGGTCTCGGTGGCCCTCGGCCCCGGGGGCCGCACCCTGTACGCCGCCCGCACCACGGCCATCGGCGAGGTGGGCGACGAGGCATGGGACACCGCCTCGGGCCGCAGAACGGCCGACCTCGCCGGTCTGGCCAGCCACCACCTGGCCGTCCGCCCCGACGGCCGTCTGCTCGTCGGCGACAACCGCACCGCCCGCCTGCCGTCCGGGGAGGCCACCGGGCAGGGCCTCGTCCAGGGCGAGCAGATCGGCGCGCTCGCCTTCGCCGCCGACGGCTCCCGTCTCGCGGCGGGGGACCAGACCGGCCGCGTCGCCCTGTGGGACGGCACGCTGCGCCACCGCGAGGGCGTCCTGCGGAACGTCTTCCCCATGCCGCTCGGCGACACCCCGGAGGTGGTCGGCGCCCTCGCCCTCAGCCCCGACGGCGGCACGCTGGCGGTCGGCGGCGACGCGGGCACGCTCCAGCTCTGGGACATCTCCACCCGACAGCCCCTGGGCGGCCCGCTCACCACGCCCGGCGAACGCATCGACACCCTCGCCTTCTCCGCGGACAGCGGCACGCTGTACGCGGGCAGCGCCCACGTCCCGCTCCAGCGATACGCGGTGGCGCCCACACGCGTCGTCTCCCGCGTCTGCACCCGCGCGGTCATCGACCTCACGGCGGCACAGTGGCATACGTACATCCCGGACATGCCCTACCGCAGGGTGTGCACCGGGACGGCGGCGACCGCCTCCCGCTGA
- a CDS encoding TIGR03086 family metal-binding protein, producing the protein MDEIELLSGVLSKTGDLIEGVEPGQLRAPTPCEEYDVETLVDHLVGWLLLFEARCHGREYDADPARYRSGPDPAGEFRAAAAGLVAGWEKYGFDRELGVTGDAKLPAAMVLDMTLMEFTVHGWDLAVSTGRPVPFTEKEAADILTRAEATLPPQYRGEGMPFGNIVPVAGDAPAADRLAGFLGRDPARF; encoded by the coding sequence ATGGATGAGATCGAGCTGCTTTCGGGTGTTCTGTCCAAGACCGGTGACCTCATCGAGGGCGTCGAGCCCGGGCAGCTCCGTGCCCCGACGCCCTGCGAGGAGTACGACGTCGAGACGCTGGTCGACCATCTCGTCGGCTGGCTGCTGCTGTTCGAGGCCCGCTGCCACGGCCGCGAGTACGACGCCGACCCCGCGCGGTACCGGTCGGGGCCGGACCCCGCCGGTGAGTTCCGGGCCGCGGCGGCCGGACTGGTCGCCGGATGGGAGAAGTACGGCTTCGACCGCGAGCTGGGCGTGACCGGCGACGCCAAGCTGCCCGCCGCCATGGTCCTAGACATGACCCTCATGGAGTTCACGGTCCACGGCTGGGACCTGGCCGTGTCCACCGGCCGGCCGGTCCCCTTCACGGAGAAGGAAGCAGCGGACATCCTGACCCGAGCGGAGGCCACCCTCCCGCCCCAGTACCGAGGAGAGGGAATGCCGTTCGGCAACATCGTCCCGGTGGCGGGGGATGCCCCGGCCGCAGACCGCTTGGCGGGCTTCCTGGGCCGAGACCCAGCGCGCTTTTAG
- a CDS encoding helix-turn-helix domain-containing protein: MAERDDPGIIGRRVQQLRTERGLTQKQLAEPAYTPAYVSTLEAGRVRPSEEALRHIAERLGVAYEELATGRPAHLATDLRLRLTDAQRTLATGEAEVAAEQYTALLAEAESHGLNAECAAALLGLGECALATGDLGTARLRFEESEKRLADAPLPVRVPALRGRAVSHYLAGELRYSCYLLESTIDELNRGGLHDPDALLLLYAAVIAPYMDMGAHARAAQAAEYALALAPQVGDPALLARMHRSVARTMIAEGRIAEADASLGKAAELYRQLQIRTELANCHWMRGYMHAQNGDMERAESELREAQAMHSAQRATLYTSQVAVELADVLHRRGKSDEAAALLHDVLGDLSSERGAVHSAAAHRLLGIIAEDARDTETAEEHYVRALSLLERAGAAGDLADLCRLLGDLLRRTGRIEAALDAYRTGLGHRTAPGTTTLGPAPAHPPL, encoded by the coding sequence ATGGCCGAGCGCGACGACCCGGGAATCATCGGGCGCAGAGTGCAGCAGCTGCGTACGGAACGCGGGCTGACACAGAAGCAGTTGGCGGAACCCGCCTACACACCCGCGTACGTCTCCACGCTGGAGGCGGGCCGTGTACGGCCCTCCGAGGAGGCGCTGCGGCACATCGCGGAGCGGCTCGGGGTCGCGTACGAGGAGCTCGCCACCGGGCGGCCCGCGCACCTCGCCACGGACCTGCGGCTGCGGCTCACCGACGCCCAGCGGACGCTGGCGACCGGCGAGGCGGAGGTCGCCGCCGAGCAGTACACCGCGCTGCTCGCCGAGGCGGAGTCGCACGGGCTGAACGCCGAGTGCGCGGCCGCGCTCCTCGGCCTCGGCGAATGTGCCCTGGCCACCGGGGATCTGGGAACGGCCCGGCTGCGTTTCGAGGAGTCGGAGAAACGACTCGCCGACGCCCCGCTGCCCGTCCGGGTCCCGGCCCTGCGCGGCCGCGCCGTCTCGCACTACCTCGCGGGCGAACTCCGGTACTCCTGCTACCTACTGGAATCCACGATCGACGAGCTGAACCGTGGCGGGCTGCACGATCCGGACGCCCTGCTGCTGCTCTACGCGGCGGTCATCGCCCCGTACATGGACATGGGAGCGCACGCCCGGGCCGCGCAGGCGGCCGAGTACGCACTCGCGCTGGCCCCCCAGGTCGGCGACCCCGCGCTCCTGGCCCGAATGCACCGGTCCGTCGCCCGCACGATGATCGCCGAGGGGCGCATCGCCGAGGCGGACGCCTCCCTGGGCAAGGCGGCGGAGCTGTACCGCCAGCTCCAGATCCGTACGGAGCTCGCCAACTGCCATTGGATGCGCGGGTACATGCACGCGCAGAACGGCGACATGGAGCGCGCGGAGAGCGAGTTGCGCGAGGCGCAGGCCATGCACTCCGCCCAGCGCGCCACGCTCTACACCAGCCAGGTCGCCGTCGAACTGGCGGACGTCCTGCACCGGCGCGGCAAGTCGGACGAGGCGGCGGCCCTGCTCCACGACGTGCTCGGGGACCTGAGTTCGGAGCGCGGGGCCGTCCACTCCGCGGCCGCGCACCGGCTGCTCGGCATCATCGCGGAGGACGCCCGGGACACGGAGACCGCCGAGGAGCACTACGTACGCGCGCTCAGCCTCCTCGAACGGGCCGGGGCGGCGGGTGACCTGGCCGACCTGTGCCGGTTGCTGGGGGATCTGCTGCGGCGTACGGGGCGGATCGAGGCGGCGTTGGATGCGTATCGGACGGGTCTCGGCCACCGTACGGCGCCGGGCACGACCACGCTTGGGCCCGCGCCGGCCCATCCGCCGCTCTGA
- a CDS encoding winged helix-turn-helix domain-containing protein — MVRAREDGSVVEDGADGQVAGPVARDLEDEPSGLVEADRAVRAREMLRGGVEALLSTLGPSLRWRPPHLEAEYPLDRELRLDGRGLLLVPSVFCWQAPITLTDPRLPPVLVYPVARTHHWWLPQQAGAGPRTLGRLIGQGRAAVLQALEDGGTTSEVARRAGVTSATVSEHVRILREAGLTASVRDRNTVLHVPTPLGLSLLSANRPGG; from the coding sequence GTGGTCCGCGCCCGGGAAGACGGTTCCGTTGTTGAAGATGGAGCCGACGGCCAGGTTGCCGGACCAGTTGCCCGCGACCTTGAGGACGAGCCGTCCGGTCTGGTCGAGGCCGACCGGGCGGTGCGGGCGCGGGAGATGCTGCGCGGCGGGGTCGAGGCGCTGCTGTCGACCCTGGGTCCGTCACTGCGCTGGCGGCCGCCGCATCTGGAGGCGGAGTACCCGCTCGACCGTGAACTGCGGCTCGACGGAAGGGGGTTGCTCCTGGTGCCCTCCGTCTTCTGCTGGCAGGCGCCGATCACCCTGACGGACCCGCGGCTGCCGCCCGTACTGGTCTATCCGGTCGCGCGTACCCATCACTGGTGGCTGCCGCAGCAGGCGGGTGCCGGGCCCCGCACGCTCGGCAGACTCATCGGCCAGGGGCGGGCCGCCGTCCTCCAGGCACTGGAGGACGGCGGAACGACGAGCGAGGTGGCCCGGCGCGCGGGGGTGACCTCCGCGACGGTCAGCGAACACGTCAGGATCCTGCGGGAGGCCGGCCTGACCGCGTCGGTCCGCGACCGCAACACCGTGCTGCACGTGCCCACCCCGCTGGGCCTCAGCCTCCTGTCGGCGAACCGGCCCGGGGGATGA